The following nucleotide sequence is from Aneurinibacillus soli.
GCCTGTCATGAACGGGTTGGATGCGTTGTCTGTTATTATGAAGACACATCCACTGCCAGTGCTAATGCTCAGCAGTTTGACCAGTCAGGGGGCGACTGAAACGATTCGAGCACTTGAAATGGGGGCTGTCGATTTTATTTCAAAGCCATCTGGTGCAATCTCACTTGATCTTCATAAAGTTGGAGCCGATATAATAAAAAAAGTAAAGGCAGCAGCGCAGGTGAATATAACTCATCTTCGCAAGGGAAGCGAGATGCTATCTCGCATTCATCAGCGCTCCATAGCAAGTAGGAGGGTACAGCAGCTATCTATGTCTGCAACTGATACATCACCAAATGCAAAAACAATGGTAACTCCTGCGGAGGGAGCAAGAAAGACGAGTCTTCCTGTGCAGGGGGGATTGGTCATTTAATTGCAGTAGGTACGTCAACAGGCGGACCTAAGGCGCTTCAAGTTTTTTTGAGTGGACTGCCAGCTAACCTGAACGGTTCTCTTGTTATTGTGCAGCATATGCCAGCTGGATTTACGCGTTCACTGGCCCAGCGTCTGGATTCGTTGTGTGCAATTAGTGTGATGGAAGCGGAAGATAATCAACCGCTTCGCAAGGGCTGTGCTTACATTGCACCGGGTAATTATCACATGGAAGTATGT
It contains:
- a CDS encoding response regulator, which codes for MLRPIRAVIIDDSAFMRKIIEDILASDPDIEVVAKGRNGKDAVELVEKFKPDVITLDIEMPVMNGLDALSVIMKTHPLPVLMLSSLTSQGATETIRALEMGAVDFISKPSGAISLDLHKVGADIIKKVKAAAQVNITHLRKGSEMLSRIHQRSIASRRVQQLSMSATDTSPNAKTMVTPAEGARKTSLPVQGGLVI